The following is a genomic window from Rana temporaria chromosome 7, aRanTem1.1, whole genome shotgun sequence.
GACACTATATTGTCCAACGCTGGTTCTGGCAGCCCTGGCATGCTGAATGGAGACTTTAGGGATGGGAGAGGAGCGGATTTTAGGAATCAGGGCCCCATGTCTCCTGATTCGGAGATAGACACCGTGGGAAGTTCGCCTTCCTCTCCTATTTCAGTGACTATGGAAGCAGCAGATCAGCACCGGTTAGTGGACAGCGCCCTGCACCAATCTCAGCATCTCCATCACCTGCACCACAGCCAGCAACCTCAGCAGTCTCCACCACAGCAGCCTGGCCAGCTGGGTTCTGTTGCTAGGACTTCCACCTCTTCCTTTTTAATTAAAGACATTTTGGGAGACAGCAAACCCCTGGCTGCCTGTGCCCCTTACAGCACCAGCGTGTCCTCCCCCCACCACACACCAAAACAGGAGGGCAACGTGTCTTCAGAAAGTTTTCGACCCAAACTAGAACAGGAGATGCAAGATGCCAAGAGCAAAGCAGATAAAATCCGGGATGATATGCATTCAGACATGAAAGGGCATAGTGAGTAGCATTATTattatcctattttttttttatacatatttaaaaaaaatgatattatatattttttatattacatgatattatattatattctatattgcattacattataataaattacattatattatatataatattgtatttctctatattttatattactttttattatattattgtagTAAACATCTTTCCAAAACTGTAGCGCATACTCTCATTTAATTTTATCGGAATGTACCTACTTCTTTctcagtttattttatttaacaagaGAAGCTTCATTTCATCATCTCAGTTTTTATTTTACCAACAGTAAATAAAAGGCATTATTTCTTCAGTTAGTTTTaaacatattgcaatacattAAAACATAGAACAAATGAAATAATGCACCAGCACTAGAAATTTTTAGAAAACTAATATGTATTTTAAATTTAGGTATTTTTTACTGATGAAATAAAATTAGTATTCTGAGAGTGAAAATAAGCTTAAAAATATTTGCCTTGCGATTAAACCAGCCTTAGAAATTAACAAATGGTGACATTTTGTGGGCACCCTATATTCTTTTCTTAGCGTGATGCCCAGGCAATAATGTTTTAATTTACACATAATCCCTTGTTAAATATGTGCTTGATTATTGCAAACTGCTGTGTTAATTAAAAGATCTCGCTTtcctttttaatgctttttttgccTTCATTTAATTGTGTTGACATCGATGCatttcgggtgttttttttttttgtgtcttttttaatGAAAACTTAGCGCAAATAATCGTTTTCACCAGGTCGGTATTAAAATAACTATCCTATTTGGTATAGTAAATTTTAGTTCTCACGTTGGTGATCAAAAACAGATGTACAGTCTGGcctggcgattttttttttgtgtgtaccaACCTCCCCAGTGGGTCAATTAGAGAGATTATTGTTCTTCCTGCAGGGAAGATAAAGGAacgctaggaaaaaaaaaaaaactggtacaAACAGAAATGGTTTTTGACATATCGATTTTTCTTCAATTCAGCAAAAATACAAGCCTGATAAATAGTATCTGGTAATGTCATCATTCTGCTGTTTTCTGGGCAAACACAGTGCACAGCTGCTTAACCAGCATAACAATAATTATAGTAACAGTAGtaggtgtaataataataataataataataataataataataataataataataataatgataataatcatAACATTaatactagtaataataataagtgaTTGTTTTGCAAGTACAGGTCATCttattattttaacttttttttttatagcagtgaCAGCTGTAGAAgtggcagtagtagtaatagtagtggtagtagtaataataataatactactactactactactaataataataataataataataataataataataataataataataataataataataattttaataatatgGGCTAttttagaagcttttttttttgatcatcaATCTTTTTCTTCTACCTCTTCTTATTACTGTTGTTGTTAACTATTTAGTATTATAATATTATCGTGTATTACtattataattatttgttattatttttttgttatcaatAGCAGTTAGTTGGTGGTAATAATAGTATAACTAGACATAGTAGAATTATTATAAATGCTtttaccattttctttttaatcAATAGTAGTTAGTTTGTGGTAATAATAGTATAACTAGACATAGTAGaaattattttcatttgtgtttgctgtttatttttatttttgtaatcaaTAGCAGTTAGTGGGTGGTATTATAGTACAGATATGCAATACTAGACATAGTAGAATTTATTCGTGGATATGTTGGTGCTCTAAGATACAGGTGGATTTTTTTGGTCTGCCCAAATCTCAGTTTAGCGACGACCATGTTGTGCACTCTGatacatatatctatctatatatatatatatatatatatatatatatatatatatatatatatatatatatatatatatatatatatatatatatatatatatatatatatatatagagagagagagagagagagagagagagagagagagagagagagagagagagagagagagagagagagagagagagagagagagtatagttaactggagggagagatggatagatagatagatagatagatagatagatagatagatagatagatagatagacagacagacagacagacagacaggcagacagacagacagatagatagatagatagatagatagatagatagatagatagatagatagaaggaaagaaagaaagaatgaaagaaagaaagaaagaaagaaagaaagaaagaaagaaagaaagaaagaaagaaagaaaagaaggaaggaaggaagagagaaagcaagaaagaaagagagggaggaaggaagaaagaaagaaagaaagaaagaaagaaagaaagaaagaaagaaagaaagaaagaaagaaagaaagaaagaaatgaaggaaggaagagagaaagcaagaaagaaagagagggaggaaggaaggaagaaagaaagaaagaaagaaagaaataaaggatATTAAACATTGTTCTGCAGATCTTATGTTATTTAACTGTTGGTACTCCTAGCATATAACGGAATATGCCTTATCCTTACTGTATAGGTGCAAAAGAAGAAGGGGACCGGGAGATCTCCAGCAGCCGTGACAGTCCTCCTTCCCGGTCCAAGAAGCCCAGGAAGGCCAGAACAGCCTTTTCAGACCATCAGCTGAACCAGCTGGAGAGAAGCTTTGAGAGACAGAAATATCTAAGTGTACAGGACCGCATGGACCTGGCGGCAGCCCTTAACCTCACAGACACTCAGGTCAAGACCTGGTACCAGAACAGGAGGTAAGATCATTGTCGGTGCACAGCACTGACAGCACAGCACGGGGGAAGATTGACACTTCAGACAGACAAGCAGAGGACCACAGAGACCGACACACATGGCCTGGCTACACAAACCATTTCTAAAACACATAAGGGGCTGATTCACTAAAAAGAAGTATTGTTTTCCCTGGAAATTGCATTTGCTGTGTTATTCTCAGATATGGAATCATGTGCAGAAGAACCCCCTAAACCTCTGCACATGTCTGAGTGTCTGATGTCAACACAGGTTCGCTTTATTTTAATTGAAAACGACTCATTAGTAACTCAACCCCAATATTGTGCCAAGCATATGCAATCCCAAAGCTAAATGCTAAGACAAAACAAATACATACATAAAGCAAAACGTTCAATCAAAAATGAACCTCTGATAAACGCAAGCATACAAGAGAAATAATAAATCTGAGACAGACTCTGAAATAAGAGACATCTAGTATAGGCAAGGGCAATTACAATATATAGACATTAAAACGATGAAATCTAGTCTATCTAATCTAATCTATAAACACACAGCATTCCTCATATGTACAGCATCTCTAATCTATGACAGCCTGCTGATGTTTTATTAAAGGAGAGAACAATATACACATTTTATTAACtcccagcaaccaatcagcatTTGCGAGTCTTTTTTTCCGACTAATGAAAGGTAAAAACTGATTGGTTTGGTTGTTTATGATCATTGCTCAATGTTGTAATTTAATAAAGCAATGGACAAGCACAAAATGTACAAACCCTAAGCAACCATTAAAAGAGTCCTTTGATTGACAGATTTCTGCAGTGTGTTCATCATCATATATGTACCTATATGTGTAATATGGGAATATATGCAATGCTTGTACTAGTCTTATATCAATATATCAAGATGACATCTGCTGGTGAGTGCTCTAGTACACAGCAGACGATGTCTAGCACAGATCCCAGCTCACACTGCGGAATTAGCTGTTTATATTTAATCCTTTACAAAGAGGCCCCAAAATTTAGCCTCTCTATCCCAgggtattttttcctgaaaactcACAAACTGCTCATAATGAGATAAATATGGCTAATTAATAGCTTCaaagaaagcagaaaaaaaagaatcCCCAACTAATGCACACATGAATAAATAATGTGTAAATCTTGATTACAAAACTAGGGACATGTTAGTCTATGTGTGTCCCAGGAACACAGTGGGATGAAATCCCATTGCTATCTCATTATGCAGTGTTGCATGGCACCAGAcacgattttttttatataattcaaTTAGAAAATACATATTTTGCATTTTTTGGCCGTTCTGAGTTCTCTtttcagactgtatgattttaaTTAAACATATGTATATTACATGAATTCTATGGAAAGGCTGCAAGTCAGCCACCCGTGTCCCTTTAATAGGATGTCCAGGCTGATCTTGTTGAAGCAAATTAAGTACAGTTCTATTTTCCATAATTTTCTGTCTCATTACATACGGTTTCAGCCACcctaattctgtcggaaaaaattaGTGTCATTTGTATGAAATCTAAAGAAGTGTGTCATGGGCTTGTTAGATGTGCCTCGGCCTTATTTAGTAGCCACCAGCTCGCAGGCTCTGTGCGACTTTCGGGCTACAAACGCGTCAAAAAGCGCTCAGTGGTTATCAAACATCAACATGGGAATGGTGTTCTGCCAATTTGCTCCACAGCATCAGATTGATCCCATTCGACACTTGTATCTATACATCGCTTAATTCCTATGGTGGCTAAATTATAGGTTTGGGTTGCTGGTGACACAACAAATGTACCCTTACATATAAATTAATCTTTCTTTGCTAAGGATATTAACTTATCTAAATCTCACAGGGCTATTATTATTGCCGCATGGCATGACAGAAATTTGTATTTTTGCATTATGTTCTATAAAGAAAGTGAAAAGACTTTAATACAATGTTTTAAAACATCTTATTTctgccttatttaaaaaaaaaataattaaaggcaAGATTTGCTAAGAATAGACATAACTGACTTGAGTTAGCCCCAAACTTCCAATTGTGAAGGTCTGGTGTAAAACACGCAACCTATGGTAAATTATGCATGTGTTGGGTAACTCCTTTGTAAAGAAAGAAATCTTTGACATCCTCAATTGAGTCTTATTTTATTTTGCTCTAGCAAAGATACTGTAAATGGGGTCTTATAGGGTTTTACTTATTGTCATCAATGTATCGCAACCAAAAGTAAATGGGGTCTTATAGGGTTTTACTTATTGTCATCAATGTATCGCAACCAAATGTAAATGGGGTCTTATAGGGTTTTACTTATTGTCATCAATGTATCGCAACCAAAAGTAAATGGGGTCTTATAGGGTTTTACTTATTGTCATCAATGTATCGCAACCAAAAGTAAATGGGGTCTTATAGGGTTTTACTTATTGTCATCAATGTATCGCAACCAAAAGTAAATGGGGTCTTATAGGGTTTTACTTATTGTCATCAATGTATCGCAACCAAATGTAAATGGGGTCTTATAGGGTTTTACTTATTGTCATCAATGTATCGCAACCAAAAGGCAATAGCTTAACTTTGATCTTCTATGTTTTATTCTCCAGGACAAAGTGGAAGAGGCAGACAGCTGTCGGACTAGAGCTTTTGGCTGAAGCTGGGAATTATTCAGCTCTTCAAAGGATGTTCCCCTCACCTTATTTTTATCACCCTAGTCTGCTCAGCAGTATGGACAGCACGactgcagccgctgcagcagcaGCTATGtacagcagtatgtacaggactcCCCCTGCACCCCACCCTCAGTTACAGAGACCCTTAGTTCCCAGGGTCCTCATCCATGGTCTAGGTCCTGGGGGACAACCAGCTCTTAACCCCTTGGGGAACCCAATACCTGGCACTCCTCACACGCGGTGAAAGCAGcaccctccttttttattttttacagcactATCAAACCCCACAAGGAcaaaaaacaatcaaacaaacCCTGAAGGAGATAAGTAGAAGGGACACAGGGGCCAGAGTATGGACATCCTCTCTTTAAAGGCTCAGATCCCAAGCACCTACAGTATGTACTGTACTTATCTAGAGCAGGGACCCTACAGAAAGACCACTCCAAAGAAGTAGTAGGACGGACGGGCACGCAAGGAGGGCGCAGTGCGCAATGGCTGCACTCCCAGGAGTGTGAATGACGATAGACTTGAGtccaaaggagaaaaaaaaaagcagcctgaCCGATCTGAAGACGGAGTTATGGGAAACAAGGACAAGGGACTGGGAACTTTGCACTGATCTCTAATGAGCGGATTCATTATGACAAGTGGCATGCTCCCAAATTTTTAATTGTACATTCGAAAGACTATGAAATATCATATTTATTATATGTTGTCCATAAAAGTCACAACTATTCGttgatttttttatgtcttttttgagCAACTCGAATAAAAtgcttagagaaaaaaaaattggtttaagATGGAAATTCTTTGATTTAAGATGAAAAATCAACGCCCTTTAAAtgtaactttttattattattattattattattattattattattattattattaattaggtTTGAAAACGAACGAAAATCCCCAttttattaagataaaaacatAGGTACCAGCtcatatttgtaatttttctttttatactttCAGAACAGGTGACTTATTAAGAAATGCTTGAAgattaatatatacaaataagatctcatattttttttaggaagcttttgggaagattttttttttatttttttttaatctttacgtGATAGCCGTCGGCAGCAGCGTGTCctcattttttatgaattttaaaCAAGTTAATGAGCAAAATGAGTGATTTGTAAGGTTGGGTGGCCTGCCTGGGAACTGAGGATATGAATCCCCAATCTGACAGCTGTTCCAGGGAAGCAAAAGATCTTGGAGAACAGACAGTAAGCGAGAGGGGACCCAGCCTGAGCAATTACATAGCTTATATTTAAATCAAAGTAAAGATCAAGCCTAATAAACAGCCCATCACACGCTTAATTAgcagcaaaaaatacaaattataatatatatatatatatatatatatatatatatatatatatatatatatatatatatatatatatatatatatatatatatatatatatataatttttacttatttatgcTACTAATTAAGCGTGTGATGGGCTATTTATTAGGCTTGATCTTTACTTTGATTTAAATATAAGCTATGTAATTGCGTAGGCTGGGTTGCAGCTCTGTATTAATGTAAATCGTGTGACCCATACAATTTACAAATACTTTTGATAAccgttgtattattattttttaaaagatgTGGCTGTTTAAAGGATtgttgctaatatatatatatatatatatatatatatatatatatatatatatatatatatatatatatatatatatatatatatatatatatatatatattcactacATCAGGTGCAACCCCGAGCAATTAAATGCGATCTGATCTTGCAAGCCAACATAGCAAAACAAAAagatcaaacataaaaaaaaaaaaaaaatcacatgcaatTTTCAGCCCGGCTCCTGTGTCCCACTTGCCACAATTTATTAGTGTTAAAATAATAAGCTGGAAGCTTTCAAGGTGAAGACAATATTTTCTTCCATAAAATTAGAAAGATATACAGCAATTACATATAAAAGATTCATGGAGTGGAATCTTATGAGATCCTCTGAGGTTTGTGGTAGGTTGGAccttcattgtgttttttttttttttttcttccttctctcttctctttttctgtAGTGAAAGAGCCCCCGGGCACATTTATTTGGGCTTTGCTAATTAGGCAATGGTTTGCCGATTTCTCTGCTAATAAATTTGCGTTAAAACCATATTGACCTCTGCAGCAGTCCAACAATGGCAGAGGGGGAAGCCCAGGAACGCCTCCCTCGTTTGTGCCCTTGTATCCAGTGTAATTATTCCGAACTGGGGAGCTCCCAGCCAACCACAGCCCTCCAGCCGGCTCCTATTCTTCCCTGGCACAGCAGTCACTCTGCTCATCAGACACCGAGGCACACCACTTCCCTATGCACGTGCTTTTTAATACAAAAGATACAGGCACACACATCATTTATGctacttggaaaaaaaatgttacattgtAATGTGCTCACCCAACACAAAGCACTGTGATCGGTGTTGGAAGCTACACAGGAAAAAAATCAAAGGCTCAGCTACAATGTTTTGGAGTATCCACAGTTATTCTGTATTGGAAGAGCCTATTAATGCACATTTCTCATTTTACATGGCAGGGGATTCTTCAGGTGCTATATGCAGCAATGCAgatgaatttatatatatatatatatatatatatatatatatatatatatatatatatatatatatatatatatatatatatatatatatatatatataaaattcatctgctgcatatatatatatatatatatgtgtgtgtgtatacatgcaCATGTGGTGcagcagattatatatatattaaacacaAGTAGTCACTTGCCCTAGTTATTGAACATTTTATATGTTGTAAGTGAATcctaaatttattttaatatatatatatatatatatatatatatatatatatatatatatatatatatatatatatatatatatatatatatatatatataaataaacaaagacAGCCACTTGCCTATACAGAagagtttttgatttttttatgttgtaagcAAAacatatctgtctatctatctatctatctatctatctatctatctatctatctatctatctatctatctatctatctatctatctatctatctatctatctatctatcgtgcagcagaatctatctatctatctatctatctatctatctatctatctatctatctatctatctatctatctatctatctatctatctatctatctatctatctatctatctatctatctatacatatctatctatatatactaAGCAAAGGGAGTCACTTTTGCCCTACGGAATAGTTGTTGAACCTTTTTATGTTGTagtgtataataaatataaattttaatagCTCAAGATATATCTACaaagcagaatatatatatatatatacacatatatatatatatatatatatatatatatatatatatatatatatatatatatatacatatatatatgtgtgtgtgtgtgtgtgtgtgtttatatgtatgcatg
Proteins encoded in this region:
- the BARHL2 gene encoding barH-like 2 homeobox protein, which gives rise to MEGSSFGIDTILSNAGSGSPGMLNGDFRDGRGADFRNQGPMSPDSEIDTVGSSPSSPISVTMEAADQHRLVDSALHQSQHLHHLHHSQQPQQSPPQQPGQLGSVARTSTSSFLIKDILGDSKPLAACAPYSTSVSSPHHTPKQEGNVSSESFRPKLEQEMQDAKSKADKIRDDMHSDMKGHSAKEEGDREISSSRDSPPSRSKKPRKARTAFSDHQLNQLERSFERQKYLSVQDRMDLAAALNLTDTQVKTWYQNRRTKWKRQTAVGLELLAEAGNYSALQRMFPSPYFYHPSLLSSMDSTTAAAAAAAMYSSMYRTPPAPHPQLQRPLVPRVLIHGLGPGGQPALNPLGNPIPGTPHTR